One part of the Mangrovibacillus cuniculi genome encodes these proteins:
- a CDS encoding competence protein CoiA — MFSAINAKGEEFHLYRNGSQISYGLLRKEKWYCSDCETEVIYRHGTRKVPHFSHRALKECAYSHESESALHLSGKLDLYRAFLNFTSANLEYKLTNLSQRADIYLPREHLAIEFQCSSIPFSTFQIRKEGYEKHNVTSWWIIGGPPRFVTFNPYTIVNLRSFELMMLSFHPNLKWHIHFYDPSQKRLYFLHHIQILSATKYVATVHYYPLSAVHPNLFFSPPLLNSQKINLEKWLVDRDHWLINKMMYTKNRKDPMLSSLYFHQIAPSNVPSYIGLPNSYQSLMLCSPFEWQWYLWAEGFLSIECISIDGLVAILERKMKFNVIKHSLVEVKDKQLFRLLVKEYVQVLLRIGVLSLEDGNLLCVRPEYKKYTILEKEEERKTFLAKFKE; from the coding sequence TTGTTTTCTGCAATAAATGCAAAAGGAGAAGAATTTCACCTATATAGAAATGGAAGTCAGATTTCTTACGGTCTTCTCAGAAAGGAAAAATGGTATTGCTCTGATTGTGAAACAGAAGTAATATATCGACATGGAACAAGGAAAGTACCTCATTTTTCTCACAGAGCGTTAAAAGAATGTGCATATTCTCATGAATCAGAAAGTGCTCTTCACCTTAGTGGAAAACTAGATTTGTATAGAGCCTTTTTAAACTTCACCTCAGCTAATCTTGAGTACAAATTGACTAATCTTTCACAAAGAGCGGATATTTACTTACCACGAGAACATTTAGCTATCGAATTTCAGTGTTCCTCTATACCATTCTCCACTTTCCAAATAAGAAAAGAAGGATATGAAAAACACAACGTAACATCTTGGTGGATTATAGGTGGCCCTCCGCGTTTTGTAACCTTTAACCCTTACACGATAGTTAATCTCCGTTCCTTTGAACTAATGATGCTAAGTTTTCACCCCAACTTGAAGTGGCACATCCACTTTTATGATCCCAGTCAAAAAAGACTTTATTTTTTACACCACATACAGATACTTTCTGCTACAAAATATGTAGCTACTGTTCATTATTATCCTCTTTCCGCTGTTCACCCAAATCTATTCTTTTCCCCTCCATTACTAAATTCACAAAAGATAAATCTTGAAAAGTGGCTTGTTGATCGAGATCATTGGCTAATCAATAAAATGATGTATACAAAAAATCGAAAGGATCCAATGCTTAGTTCTTTATATTTTCATCAGATTGCTCCGTCAAATGTTCCGTCTTATATTGGTTTACCAAATTCTTATCAATCACTTATGCTTTGTTCTCCTTTTGAATGGCAATGGTATTTATGGGCTGAAGGTTTTCTTTCAATAGAATGTATAAGTATAGATGGCCTAGTTGCGATACTGGAAAGAAAAATGAAGTTTAATGTAATAAAGCACTCTTTGGTTGAAGTTAAGGATAAGCAGCTGTTTCGACTATTAGTGAAAGAGTACGTACAAGTTCTTTTAAGAATTGGTGTTTTATCTCTAGAAGATGGAAATTTATTATGTGTTCGTCCTGAGTATAAGAAATACACAATTTTGGAGAAAGAAGAAGAACGAAAGACCTTTTTAGCGAAATTTAAAGAATAG